The genomic region AATTAAAGCATCCCACGTAAAAAAAGAGAGAGCTCTGAGCACAATCGCTCCGCCTGCCGTCGATCTGCTTGCTTCGCATCCACTTCCATTCAAGGTACTAGGTACTACGCATTATTTAGTGACTCTATAGTTGGAATTATTACGCACCCGTCCCGCCGTTGCAGTAGCAGCAATCTATAGCGTACGTAGTATTAGAAGTTGCGCATAAGTGACTGGTTAACTCGGAAATGACCCTCAATTTCGTATACaatataaagttagtacaaaattgagtcatctattttgaaacggagaaaGTGTCCCTAAACCCGTGGACAGCTATTTGTTTCAAAGGTGATCCAAACAGGCATGGGATCGCGCGTGCGGCGGCCACAGCTTCGTGGAAGCTTCTCTCGAACAATCCCATCGACAACGAGTCCCGTTCGCGACCCAAGTCCTGGTGCAGAGACAGAAAAAAACAAAATCACAAAGCTACGCGCACATACACAATGCTTTGCGTCCGGTAGCCGATCTCGCGCGCGTGTCCGTTTCGCGCGCGTGTGGTAGCCGATCGACGGGCCGACGCGGCGCGGATTAATTCCACCACTTGCGTCCGGTAGCCGACGCAAAACATCACTTTCGTCAGATCCACGGCAGACTAGTCACACCGCGCAGGCGCAGCAACCATCGATGGCGATGCCCACAACCTGAAACTCAGTATTTATACGGACGTGATTCTGCCTACCAATTATCAAAGCTCGTCGCAAAGCATCCCGGCCCACGTAAAAAAAAGCAGGCAGGCTTGTCCCGCCGCCGCCGTGGCAGCTGCAACCTCCCGGCCCGGCGTCGATCTGCTTAATTCTCACCCACTTGCATGCAAGGTACGTACGTACAACGCGTTATATATGTGCATAACTCTCGTCATCCATGCACGCACGACACCATATTTTGAAGCTGTTCGGTTAGAGTTGGCCGGATTTATTGGGCCCGCCATAGCTCGAgtgtggcggagctcacagcgctCATCTTCAGGGTCGGTCGGGTTGTTTCACAGGCTGGGGCAAGGACGCGGCCGTGGCGTAGAGGCGCTCGTCGAGGCCGCCCACGACGCGCCCGATGCATGTTTTCGGGGTCGCGCTGGGGCAAGGACATGTGATGCATGTGACCGCCTGGCGCATGCCATAGGCCATAGCTCAAGTGCGCCGGAGCTCGCAGCGCTCGTCTTCGAGGTCGGGCTGTTGCATAGAGGCGCTCGTCGAGGTAGATGACGACGCGTCCCGGTATGTGATGCAAGTGGGGAAGGGCACGTACCACAGCGAGGTCGTGCTCTAGAGCTACCACACATTCCGCCGGTGTCCATGCACCGCTTTACGCGTCAGCTGGCGTTGTTTACCTCCGCCTCCTCGGTCCTCGCAGACCTCAACCTCCCATCTTCTTGGTCGTGcgtatcatctactccctccgttcagaattacttgtctcggaaatgagtgtatctagaactaaaatacgtctagatacatccatttctgcgacaaataattccgaacggagggagtagctccgtGAAAAAGACGTGCGGCTCGAGGTGAAATCAATACACGCGACGCACTTCACTATCGGGAAACTACAAAAGCTGGTTTATAGAAAAGCGTTAAATAGGCGAATCAACCTGTGATTgaatggttaggtggacagtggtatttaGATTCCTCAGGAACATTGTGGGAATCATTTGGTTAGAATTCACCGGCCGTATATATTCAGGCGGAAATATCAACTCTATCCCAAACTGTTTCAGATTCAGTTGAAATCTAGTCCGAAAATTAGGTATACTTTGGTTTCTCGGTTGAAATCTTGTGCGTGCAAGTAAGAAAATGAGAGAGAATATTCTGCACATGGACCCCACCTCCCACCAAATTTGTATCTATTCTTCCATCCGCTTGTCCACACATCCGCCATCTACcatccaaacaacattcagtccaCAATCTTCATCTCCGTCGAGGCACTAGCCCACGCAGAGTCTGTCCCTCCCAGCCTGCACTTGTTCTAGAGGACATGATGCagccggagaggttgaagacgccGGCCGTCGCCGTTGCTGCGCAGGCGAGTCGGCTGTCCGTCCCCCGTCAGTCTCCCGGTACGCCCCGAAGACATGGTCGGACGGCACCACGACTCGACGTTGTGCCGTATCGATTCCGTGCACCCGGAGGCGCGGATCAACGTTACAAAGACGAATTGCTCGCCTGGGACAGCAGCCTTCCTCTCTCCAACTACTACTGGTTCGGTCTCCACCTTCAAAGTCCTCTGCTCATGCACACGTTCCTCTCCAGCTAATTTACTTCCTCTCTTTTGTAAGAGTTTTTCTATAGCatactagtacttcctctgtaaagaaatataagagcatttagatcatcaaagtagtgatctaaacactcttatatttctttacggagggagtatgatcTAAGTGCGATGCAACACAACCTGCATTGAATAGCCCCTTAGAGCTGCAGATGAGGTACTATGGTGTTGCATTAGTAATAGCAGCTGCGGGCTACCACCAATTTATCATCATTCTAGTCAATTTCACGGGGGAAAACCAAACCCCACCTGAATCATTTTTCCCTTATTCGGAGTACAACATAATAATAAACAGAGGGACCAGAGCAGGCCACAGAGAGGATAACATGGaagagagtacataatttcatccTTACCTGTATCATATCATGTATGGGATACATAATCCGGTACATGATCCTTAATCTAATTACCTGTATCATGTAATGgaagagagtacatcatttcatccttACCTATCATGTATGAGTACAAaaatgcatctctctctctctctctctctctctctctctctctctccctccctctctctctaataATGCTATGTATAGCCATCTTTGGACAAATTAAAGAGGGAGTAATAGCGGAAATCCATTTTCAaatttatttactactccctccgtcccataatgggacggagggagtatttattttgattttactGTTAATTAGGGAGCATATGCACTCCAGAGCCAAAAATCCATTTTAGCTACTCATAAATAGTGGAAATCCATTTAGGCTACTCATAAATAAGTATGTGCACGCTGGCAGGTTGATCCACCCTCGGCACGAACCTCTTCACGTGCTACCCTGTCGCTGGGAGGAACTCCTGCTACTCAACAATAAGGATGGCGGCCCCGCTGATCTTTCAACACCGGCCGCCGTTCAGCTGCAGCAGCCGTCCTGCGGTGACACTCCCTACTGACTACAACGAACAAGGCATAGTCGACAACCTTACAGAAAATAATCAGAGAAACATGTGGGCTAGTAGAAGGATAGAGGAGGACGAAAAAGTGTACCTAGTTCACGTCCAGGACACTGCTGGCATCGGTCTCCCAACTACACTGGTCGTTAAGAAGTTTCAGAATGTGCACCGCTGTAGGTCCGAGATGCTCAAGCTAGCCACTGTCCGCCATGAAAACATCATCAGTGTCCTACATGTCATCGAGAGGGATGAAGCCAGCATGCTCATATACAAGTACGAGGTGAATGGCAGCCTTGACTACTGGCTGCATCGGCGGGAGGGGGCCGGTCGTCCGCTAAGCTGGCCGGAGAGGAGGGACATTGCCATCGGTGTTGCCAAAGGGCTCCGGCACTTGCACCACGGATGCAACAACCAGTTTGTCCACCACAACATCAACCCTAACAACATCTTGCTTGATCAGGAGTTGAATGCCAAGATCGCAAGTTTTGGTGCTGCGCAGGTGAACTTGGCTGGGCACGGCCAACCATTGCCGATCCTGCAGTTTCCAATTGGCAACTTTGGCTATGCAGctccaggtatatatatatatatatatatatgcgcgcAATGAAAAATTATGTCCTATAAGTAGCATGATCTTTTAACTAGCGCCTGATAGCAACTGCTTCCTTGCAGAATATGGCATCGCACCAAGCCAACTGACGGAGAAGGTAGACGTTTACAGCTTCGGTGTGGTGCTGCTGGAGCTCGTCACAGGGCGAGTAGCCAATGGAGCTGGACCTGGTGGTCAGTTGGCGATTTGGGCACGGAACAGCTGCAACGATCTGATGGCAAACCATCTGAAAAGGTTCAAGACAGAAGTGGACATGGAAATCCCAGATCAAGCGCGATACATGAAGGAGATGGCGACTGTGTTCAGGCTGGGAGTGGATTGCACCGTTTGGGATCCGCAGCAAAGGCCATCCATGCGGATGGCTCTCAAACAACTCCGTCTCAGCCGTCGGTATGGCCCATTCCGTGGACTGCTCACCCGGTATCTGCTTGGGAGGTCAATGTTCTCGTTGCTTAGTTTTTCAGTTCTTACTTTGCACAGCAAATAAGTCGTCAGACTCAGGACAGGTTCATCTGAGACGACACATAGTGTGGCCCGTACATGGTGGGTGGCATAGTGTTGGGGCACGTCCAAGTTGCTTGGTCATAGCGTCAGAATATGTTGTTTTCTGTTACACTTAAAAGAAGGTAAAAGAGAAAAGCTGCAAGCTTCACGCAGCGCCAAAATTATGTGTGCTCATGGTGTGTGTTTCCAACGTTCATGTTGTGTTCTCCTAGCTTCCGTGGCAACACAAGTGCtcattggaacggagggagtagaacggCATCTGTATGAGCATAGTTCAGGTTAAAAGGACCACATATTTCGCAACGTACCAATCACAGCCTGCACTATCAGCAACCAAGCCTAGTTATCTGGATCAGATAACTTCCATAATGGTTGGAATTGTTTGCATTTTAGTTGAGATTTTTTGAGTTGATTAATCAATACTCATAGAGTCAATAAATAGTTTGTGATCAAAACCAGATCACGTGCTCCTTTCGATATATAATGTGTATTTAAATTTCCCTATTGTGACATTAGGAACTGAGAATCGACCGATTCAGCGTGCGTGAACTAGAGAAGTTCATCTTGCAATAATGTGTTAGGCTCGTAGAATTATCAAAGCAACATCTTACTACGATGCCGTACGTATCATTTTCTACTTTATTCGTCCAGGTGTCAGATTTGCAAACAGATTCTCCAGGTTTTCTTAGACGAACAGATTCTCAAGGTGAATACACATACCCAATAAGCTCAGCCCTGGGCCTTGGCTTAATATCTGCCGTCGCTCTTACGACCCCCCGGTCTTATAAATACAGTTGCTGGTTGCAACTGTTGTAACAAGAGGCATGCGGTTCCCTCACACACTGGTGGAGTGCACCTCCGATTTTGTTTATCATGTCCGGTAATATTTTGTTCGACGGGTTTATTGCAGGTCATATGTTTGAAGAATTCGGCATACCATTGTATTAAACTCAAATTCACAATTATTAAGTTTTGAACATTGTATTTAGTATGTTGGCCCAACACTTAGCATTACATTTTGCTGAAAACAGTGGTACAAGAAATGGCCCTAATATTTTTCTGCAATGTATTGGACTACGGTCCCTTTTTCATGCTCGTGATCATGTTGAGTTTTTGACTGTCATTTTGTTTCTTGATTTCATTCATGTTGGAATAGTTAATTAGCAAGATTGTATATGGTTAATTCCCTATATCTGCAACCTTATTAAAATCCATAAAAGTTATCTAGGAGTTTGCACATTGGGTTTAGGAAGAGGCCTTTTATATATTATTTCGAAGGATCACATCATGATCAAATGGCCCATATGATGTCATGGTTAAGTAAATAAGTTTATAGATGGATCTCAAGTACAGGCAACAATGAGGGCCGCTCTGCCTTTCTTTTTCTGAACATTTTACTGTCCTGTTGATGAATgctactccctccataaactaatataagagcgtttggaatactaaagtagtgatctaaacgctcttatattagtttacagagggagtagttgtgaTATCAAGTCTGCAGAATTCTGCTTCCTGTTCTGCTTCTCTGGGTACAAAAAAAAGTTGGTAGTTGCTCAATTAGTGTTTGACAAAACATCATCCTGGGGATCGTTACATTCTGCAGGTCACATTTGTAACTGTGTTCGTTCTCATGCTGACTGGAGCTGTGCTGAACGAACCAAACAGGTCAGGAGAACCTGTGACCGACGCATCTCCATGGGCCAACCTGTGATCCTGCCGCAGAGAGAACCAGTGTTTGTCTGTGGCGACACCTACAAACAGCAGCGGTTTCCATGATCACGGCATATCGAAGCCATTTCGAGGGTCACTATGAACGCTTCATTTGGTTTCTATAGGCTTGCAGGTTGGAACAATAGCGGTCACCGGTGCTGTTAGTTAGGTTCAGACTTTGTGTTTTCATTTCCTTATCACAGGTGGTCTTTTCTTTGTAGAGAATGATGGTGGCATGCTTGACTCATCACTATATATGGAGATTGTAAATGAGCTAGATGATATAGTTGAAGATGATATCTTGCCTGCTTGTAATTAGTTTGAGCAACCAAACGCATCCAAGGGTTCATGCTTGTAAATTAGTTTGATACCCAAATGTTGTCGGCAAACGACAAACGAATAATGAACCTTTCCAATTTGTGTGCCTTCTTCCAAAATAGTAGATGATGTTCTTCCAGTTAAGACATTTGAACCATGCTATATTTGGTGGTCGTGTGCAGATTTATTTTGCAATGGTTGTTCATATTCATGATAGGTACAAAGATTAAATTACTGAAATCTTTTTACTTAATAAAGAGGTTGTTACTTCTGGTGGTACGTCATAGAAATTGCCCTCAAAattgcaaaatattacccaccaatgccacatATAAGTAACGAAAAAATGTTTCACACAGAGGAatccaactgggccggcccatgtaggaACCTTCTATACTGTGCTCTGCATACTGTTTGAAGACACAATGCGCctgtttgggccggcccatgtccggGTGGCCTGTTTTAAAAGTTtggttttttcctatttttttcattttccttttccgtcttcatttttttcaaatttcaatagttttggacttcaaaaatgttccaaaaataaaaaaaacgaaTATTGAAATTAGTTTTCT from Triticum aestivum cultivar Chinese Spring chromosome 4A, IWGSC CS RefSeq v2.1, whole genome shotgun sequence harbors:
- the LOC123083596 gene encoding MDIS1-interacting receptor like kinase 1, which translates into the protein MAAPLIFQHRPPFSCSSRPAVTLPTDYNEQGIVDNLTENNQRNMWASRRIEEDEKVYLVHVQDTAGIGLPTTLVVKKFQNVHRCRSEMLKLATVRHENIISVLHVIERDEASMLIYKYEVNGSLDYWLHRREGAGRPLSWPERRDIAIGVAKGLRHLHHGCNNQFVHHNINPNNILLDQELNAKIASFGAAQVNLAGHGQPLPILQFPIGNFGYAAPEYGIAPSQLTEKVDVYSFGVVLLELVTGRVANGAGPGGQLAIWARNSCNDLMANHLKRFKTEVDMEIPDQARYMKEMATVFRLGVDCTVWDPQQRPSMRMALKQLRLSRRYGPFRGLLTRYLLGRSMFSLLSFSVLTLHSK